One stretch of Nocardia mangyaensis DNA includes these proteins:
- a CDS encoding ATP-dependent nuclease, producing the protein MRIKSFRIQNFRRLKEVTVDLDEQTTVFVGANNTGKTSATRVFQRFLGKSDQFQIYDFTADCWAQLDSLDPGNPDSADQVPKICLDLWFDVDDDNIHRVVRLLPDLDWDGELIGLRMVYGAKDSSAMLTRYQIARAATCPPSNSNEDRATGYRPWPQTLTEYLEKRLTDEFEITYHALDERRCDGRRVPLPDYTPYFLGSRQSGAGEIVSSLIKVDFLDAQRHLADSESSGRSGDQPRGRAENLSSRLGRFYRRNLPQFETDLAALGAIANTESALNDHLGEVFEPILRGIGELGYPGAAHPELLLKASFSPAQIFSGSARVHYALPGADAGPSGGSLATLPDQYNGLGFKNLIYMAVEILDFHNAWATSPDDRQPVHLIMIEEPEAHLHAQLQQVFIRKVFALLPPPDRGFQTQMVVTTHSSHLLYESSFSPIRYFSRASISGPLACSEIKDLSVFDQRQEATTREFLQRYVKLTHCDLFFADAVVLVEGNVERLLLPLIIERNFPELRSVHLTILEVGGAFAHIFEGLLAFLSIPALIITDLDSVKPPPAKKPINAAQAVPPIRDGTSCLTNYPGAVTSNETLKHWLEKSPTVTDLLDCPEADKVIKLDGQSEGNIRLAYQTRCDVMWSGLTAKLAGRTLEEAFALQNLVWTQDPERKNLGLHIRKGHTWTLEEMHVRIFNRVRNLDKTAFALHLMADASLEWVAPQYILDGLAWLRDRLQVPAPVLAQVETVASPEMTDVSGVRP; encoded by the coding sequence TTGCGTATCAAGTCATTTCGGATTCAAAACTTCCGTCGACTGAAGGAAGTCACGGTGGACCTCGATGAGCAGACCACCGTCTTTGTCGGCGCGAATAACACCGGAAAGACCTCGGCTACCAGGGTTTTCCAACGCTTTCTGGGCAAGTCGGATCAGTTCCAGATCTATGACTTCACTGCGGACTGCTGGGCGCAGCTCGACTCTCTCGATCCAGGCAATCCCGATTCGGCCGACCAAGTGCCGAAAATATGTCTCGATCTTTGGTTTGATGTAGATGACGACAATATTCATCGCGTCGTGCGCCTACTGCCGGACCTCGATTGGGATGGAGAATTGATCGGCCTAAGGATGGTCTATGGGGCGAAAGATTCTTCGGCCATGCTTACGAGGTATCAGATAGCGCGCGCAGCCACGTGCCCTCCTTCGAATTCGAACGAGGATAGGGCGACCGGGTATAGGCCATGGCCGCAGACGCTGACTGAGTACCTGGAAAAACGGCTGACCGATGAGTTCGAGATCACATATCACGCGCTCGACGAACGGCGATGTGATGGTCGACGTGTCCCGTTGCCCGACTACACACCGTACTTCCTGGGATCGCGCCAATCTGGCGCTGGTGAAATCGTCTCCTCCCTGATCAAGGTGGATTTCCTAGACGCACAGCGCCATCTTGCCGATTCAGAATCGTCCGGGCGTTCAGGGGATCAGCCGCGCGGGCGCGCAGAGAACCTCTCCTCGCGGCTCGGTCGCTTTTATAGACGGAACCTCCCCCAGTTCGAGACTGACTTGGCAGCGCTCGGCGCGATCGCCAATACCGAGTCCGCGCTCAATGATCACCTCGGGGAGGTGTTCGAACCAATTCTGCGAGGCATCGGCGAGCTAGGCTACCCAGGGGCAGCACACCCTGAACTCCTATTAAAAGCATCGTTCAGCCCTGCTCAAATCTTCAGCGGAAGTGCGCGAGTCCACTACGCGCTGCCGGGTGCCGACGCCGGGCCGTCAGGAGGATCGCTAGCGACGTTGCCTGACCAGTACAACGGTCTAGGGTTCAAAAACCTGATCTACATGGCGGTGGAGATTCTGGACTTCCATAACGCCTGGGCGACTTCACCCGACGATCGCCAACCGGTACACCTGATCATGATCGAAGAGCCCGAAGCGCACTTGCATGCCCAGCTCCAGCAAGTCTTCATCCGGAAGGTCTTCGCTCTCTTGCCACCGCCCGACAGGGGATTCCAGACACAGATGGTGGTGACCACGCACTCCTCTCACCTTCTCTACGAGAGCAGCTTCTCGCCGATCCGATACTTCTCGCGGGCGTCGATTTCAGGCCCGTTGGCTTGCAGTGAAATCAAAGACTTGTCGGTCTTCGATCAACGGCAGGAGGCCACCACCAGGGAGTTCCTGCAACGGTATGTCAAGCTGACCCACTGCGATCTGTTCTTTGCCGATGCAGTTGTCCTGGTCGAGGGCAATGTTGAACGGCTCCTGTTGCCGCTGATCATCGAGCGAAACTTCCCCGAGCTGAGATCGGTGCACCTGACCATCCTGGAGGTTGGCGGGGCCTTTGCACACATATTTGAAGGACTATTGGCATTCCTGTCGATCCCGGCACTGATCATCACCGATCTCGACAGCGTGAAACCCCCGCCCGCAAAAAAGCCGATCAATGCCGCACAGGCAGTACCTCCTATCCGTGACGGAACATCTTGTCTAACAAACTATCCCGGTGCAGTCACGTCCAATGAGACATTGAAGCACTGGCTGGAGAAGTCACCGACAGTCACCGACTTGCTCGACTGCCCAGAAGCCGACAAAGTGATCAAGCTGGATGGCCAGAGCGAGGGAAATATCCGGCTCGCATATCAGACTCGCTGCGATGTGATGTGGTCAGGACTTACCGCCAAACTTGCCGGCCGCACGCTCGAAGAGGCGTTTGCTCTGCAAAATCTCGTCTGGACTCAGGATCCTGAACGTAAGAACCTCGGCCTCCACATTCGGAAAGGGCACACGTGGACCTTGGAGGAGATGCACGTCAGGATCTTCAACCGGGTCCGCAACCTCGACAAGACAGCGTTCGCGTTGCATCTCATGGCTGACGCATCATTAGAGTGGGTTGCTCCGCAGTACATCCTGGATGGACTGGCGTGGCTCCGGGACCGCCTACAAGTCCCGGCTCCGGTACTTGCACAAGTTGAAACTGTGGCATCACCCGAGATGACTGACGTGTCAGGTGTCCGGCCATGA
- a CDS encoding Eco57I restriction-modification methylase domain-containing protein, giving the protein MASFDSIVVGEDWISEHYFTTDSVKESFHGKVMELRKAWDTEAKEGRKTVRSNLLSAAGDLHTLLGSLAENPEAAPKAHALVRQTFGFQGELTPFTAERAGSELVIPDAQLVGTPNVLFLQSNPVESVEDFLGEGTLLTPAIEDNKPLESASKAVSAAYRSDTPPAFVVVQAGRWLLLTEAERWAEGRYLALDLLVVAERRHDARGGEIDRAAAIFGHQSLRPDPDGNIWWTGVLEDSVKHTVGVSKDLREGIRLSIEIIANEVVRRRRARDLPMDNIDGNELAKHSLRFLYRILFLLYAEASPEMQVLPTGAAEYEEGYGLDRLRELTLTELVSHHARTGTHLYESLAKLFWLVENGHTPTVREDVTDDPAPGLEFNRLRADLFSPNATALIDEVRLGNEATQQVLAHLLLTKESKSRKGADRGFISYAELGINQLGAVYEGLMSYTGFFAEEDLYEVAKDGNPEKGSWVVPVHRADHLSETDFVRTEDPSTGEKKPVLHPKGTFVFRLAGRERQQSASYYTPEVLTKFVVSQALEELLDQDGHRTTPDEILSLTICEPALGSGAFAIEAVRQLAAEYLKRKQEDLGELIDADQYTIELQKVKAHIAIHQVYGVDLNATAVELAEISLWLDTMVAGLQAPWFGLHLRRGNSLIGARRAVYTPADLTKKAWLKTVPKDVPLGTEIGTGIHHFLLPAEGWGAIVDTAEAKNYAPEQREELRLWRNEIRKSPSKDITKRLASLAQRVETLWEFTLRRLTIAESEIRRDLHLWRSEPIDHVPAVTREQIEAVLNDENGSYQRLRRVMDAWCALWSWPVTGDITAPDWDQWVGGLEAVLGTTAKAGKFEKYGQTSFASDMGWFELDAAEDNDRIFAQARPASSALSEFPWLSVASNISQGQGFHHWDLDFAPVFARGGFDLQVGNPPWVRPDWDEAGVLAEFDPWWQLAHRPSESDKKAKAAFSLGIPAVLTSLLDERAVQAGQNQHVGSGIDRPTLAGLQPDLYRCFMERTWRSAAPSGIVSLIHPESHFTEARAGTLRRACYRRLKRHWQFRNEARLFEIHNAKEYGVHVYGAPSAVSFKQSASLYHPDTVDRSLRHDGSGETPGVKDSDGHWDLRPHAERIVEISETDLARWAELIGEPGSPANEARMLYPVNRASAIVLDKIAATTRPANIEFQWTRGWEEDRDRRDGYFESRSAVPDSLNDVIIQGPHFTVGCPIYQQGNPTMRSNKDYSEVDLQTIPENFIPRTNYQPSRAAADYLAAYPHWNDEPSSCFFRLAWREMCDSNNVRTLKSALLPPGPTHVHAVHTLSLPSDNPGLVLLAGISHSIIADFMIKVIGNAHIKAATWLQFPFPQEHPLVGRLHARTLRLNALIGAYSPLWSEVYNPTWKSDTWTPNLNPGYLRTVPFAQITPEWTWHTPLRNDADRRQALIEIDAIVAVMLNITAEELLTIYRTQFPVLQKYEREALYDTTGRQLPTKLATEYRKKSTLPDAGLTVDGITYIEPFTSVDRELDMELAHRHFSALASDH; this is encoded by the coding sequence ATGGCCTCTTTCGACTCCATCGTCGTCGGCGAGGACTGGATCAGCGAACACTACTTCACCACCGACTCGGTGAAGGAGTCGTTCCACGGCAAGGTCATGGAACTACGCAAGGCCTGGGACACCGAAGCCAAGGAGGGCCGCAAGACCGTCCGCAGCAACCTCCTCTCGGCCGCCGGTGACCTGCACACCCTCTTGGGCTCCCTCGCCGAAAACCCCGAAGCAGCGCCCAAGGCACACGCGCTGGTCCGCCAAACTTTCGGCTTCCAGGGCGAACTGACCCCCTTCACCGCCGAACGCGCGGGCTCCGAACTGGTCATCCCCGACGCCCAGCTCGTCGGCACGCCGAATGTGCTGTTCCTCCAGTCGAACCCGGTCGAGTCCGTCGAAGACTTCCTCGGCGAAGGCACCCTGCTCACTCCCGCCATCGAGGACAACAAACCTCTCGAATCGGCCTCCAAAGCAGTCTCGGCCGCCTACCGCTCCGACACCCCACCCGCCTTTGTCGTAGTCCAGGCCGGCCGCTGGCTCCTGCTCACCGAAGCCGAACGCTGGGCCGAAGGCCGCTACCTCGCCCTCGACCTCCTCGTCGTCGCCGAACGCCGCCACGACGCCCGCGGCGGCGAAATCGACCGAGCCGCCGCCATCTTCGGCCACCAATCCCTGCGGCCCGACCCCGACGGCAACATCTGGTGGACCGGTGTCCTCGAAGACTCGGTGAAGCACACCGTCGGCGTCTCCAAGGACCTCCGCGAAGGCATCCGCCTCTCCATCGAAATCATCGCCAACGAGGTCGTCCGCCGCCGCCGCGCCCGCGACCTCCCGATGGACAACATCGACGGCAACGAACTCGCCAAACACTCCCTGCGCTTCCTATACCGAATCCTGTTCCTGCTCTACGCCGAAGCCTCCCCGGAGATGCAGGTCCTCCCGACCGGCGCAGCCGAATACGAAGAGGGCTACGGCCTCGACCGCCTCCGCGAACTAACCCTCACCGAGCTGGTCTCCCACCACGCCCGCACCGGCACCCACCTCTACGAATCCCTGGCGAAGCTGTTCTGGTTGGTGGAAAACGGCCACACCCCGACCGTGCGCGAGGACGTCACCGATGACCCCGCCCCCGGCCTCGAATTCAACCGTTTGCGCGCAGACCTGTTCTCCCCCAATGCAACCGCGCTGATCGATGAGGTCCGCCTCGGCAACGAGGCCACCCAACAGGTCCTCGCCCACCTCCTCCTCACCAAGGAATCCAAGTCCCGCAAGGGCGCCGACCGCGGCTTCATCAGCTATGCCGAACTCGGCATCAACCAACTCGGCGCCGTCTACGAGGGCCTGATGTCCTACACCGGCTTCTTCGCCGAAGAAGACCTCTACGAAGTAGCCAAGGACGGCAACCCCGAAAAGGGCTCCTGGGTGGTCCCGGTACACCGCGCCGACCACCTCTCCGAAACTGACTTCGTCCGCACAGAGGACCCCAGCACCGGCGAGAAGAAGCCCGTCCTCCACCCCAAGGGCACCTTCGTCTTCCGCCTCGCCGGCCGCGAACGCCAACAGTCCGCGTCGTACTACACCCCCGAAGTCCTGACGAAGTTCGTCGTCTCCCAGGCCCTCGAAGAACTTCTCGACCAAGACGGCCACCGCACCACCCCCGACGAAATCCTCTCCCTAACCATCTGCGAACCCGCCCTCGGCTCCGGCGCCTTCGCCATCGAAGCAGTCCGCCAGCTCGCCGCCGAATACTTGAAGCGCAAGCAGGAAGACCTCGGCGAACTGATCGACGCCGACCAATACACCATCGAACTCCAAAAGGTGAAGGCCCACATCGCCATTCACCAGGTCTACGGCGTCGACCTCAACGCAACAGCCGTCGAACTAGCCGAAATCTCCCTCTGGCTCGACACAATGGTCGCCGGCCTGCAAGCCCCCTGGTTCGGCCTCCACCTCCGCCGAGGCAACTCCCTGATCGGCGCCCGCCGAGCGGTCTACACCCCCGCCGACCTCACCAAAAAGGCCTGGCTCAAAACCGTCCCCAAGGACGTCCCCCTCGGCACCGAAATCGGCACAGGCATCCACCACTTCCTCCTCCCCGCCGAAGGCTGGGGCGCGATAGTCGACACCGCCGAAGCCAAAAACTACGCCCCCGAACAGCGCGAAGAGCTCCGCCTGTGGCGCAACGAAATCCGCAAGTCCCCCTCCAAAGACATCACCAAGCGCCTCGCCTCCCTCGCCCAACGCGTGGAAACGCTGTGGGAGTTCACCCTCCGCCGCCTGACCATCGCCGAGTCCGAAATCCGTCGTGACCTGCACTTGTGGCGCAGCGAACCCATCGACCATGTTCCAGCGGTCACCCGCGAACAGATCGAAGCGGTCCTGAACGACGAGAATGGCTCCTACCAGCGGTTGCGTCGCGTGATGGACGCCTGGTGCGCGCTCTGGTCATGGCCAGTCACCGGCGACATCACGGCACCGGACTGGGACCAGTGGGTCGGCGGCCTCGAAGCCGTCCTGGGCACCACCGCCAAGGCAGGTAAGTTCGAGAAGTACGGGCAAACCAGCTTCGCTTCGGACATGGGCTGGTTCGAACTCGACGCAGCCGAAGACAACGACCGGATCTTTGCGCAGGCCAGACCAGCGAGTTCCGCCTTGTCCGAATTCCCGTGGCTGAGCGTCGCCTCCAACATTTCCCAAGGCCAGGGGTTCCACCACTGGGACCTCGATTTCGCACCAGTCTTCGCCCGAGGCGGATTCGACCTGCAGGTGGGTAACCCGCCATGGGTGCGACCAGACTGGGACGAGGCGGGCGTGCTGGCCGAGTTCGATCCCTGGTGGCAGCTGGCTCACAGACCCTCAGAGTCGGACAAGAAGGCGAAAGCGGCGTTCTCACTAGGAATCCCCGCAGTCCTTACTTCACTGCTGGATGAGCGGGCTGTGCAAGCGGGTCAAAACCAGCATGTTGGGTCAGGTATCGACCGACCGACGCTTGCTGGCCTACAACCCGACCTGTACAGGTGTTTCATGGAGAGAACATGGCGGTCTGCGGCCCCTTCAGGAATCGTCTCGCTAATTCACCCGGAAAGCCATTTCACTGAAGCACGAGCAGGAACACTCCGCCGTGCATGCTATCGACGATTAAAGCGCCATTGGCAGTTTCGAAACGAAGCGCGACTGTTCGAGATACACAATGCGAAAGAGTATGGGGTGCACGTATATGGAGCACCTTCGGCAGTCTCATTCAAGCAGAGCGCGTCACTATACCATCCAGATACGGTCGACCGGTCTCTGAGGCACGATGGTTCAGGGGAGACACCGGGCGTCAAGGACAGTGACGGCCACTGGGATCTGCGCCCACACGCAGAGCGGATCGTCGAAATATCCGAAACAGACCTAGCCCGATGGGCCGAGCTGATCGGTGAGCCGGGCTCACCCGCGAACGAAGCGCGTATGTTGTACCCGGTTAACCGCGCGAGCGCAATTGTGCTCGACAAGATTGCTGCCACGACGAGACCTGCCAATATCGAATTCCAGTGGACTCGAGGCTGGGAAGAAGACCGCGACCGACGTGATGGCTACTTCGAATCCCGGTCTGCTGTGCCAGATAGCCTCAATGATGTAATTATCCAAGGCCCACATTTCACTGTCGGGTGCCCGATCTACCAACAGGGCAACCCAACCATGCGTAGCAACAAAGACTACTCCGAGGTTGATCTTCAGACTATTCCGGAGAATTTCATCCCACGAACGAACTACCAGCCGTCGCGGGCCGCTGCGGACTACCTGGCGGCATACCCGCATTGGAACGACGAACCGAGCTCATGCTTCTTCCGACTCGCGTGGCGAGAAATGTGTGATAGCAATAATGTTCGTACTCTCAAGTCTGCACTCCTACCGCCTGGACCAACTCATGTGCACGCCGTCCATACTCTTAGTCTGCCCAGCGACAACCCCGGACTAGTTCTCCTGGCCGGCATAAGCCACTCGATCATCGCCGACTTCATGATCAAGGTTATCGGAAACGCCCACATTAAGGCCGCGACCTGGCTCCAGTTCCCATTCCCGCAAGAGCACCCGCTTGTGGGAAGGCTACACGCCCGCACACTCCGACTCAATGCCCTGATCGGCGCCTACTCGCCACTGTGGTCAGAGGTGTACAACCCAACATGGAAATCAGACACATGGACACCTAACCTCAACCCGGGCTATCTACGAACCGTTCCGTTCGCCCAGATCACCCCAGAATGGACCTGGCACACCCCCTTGCGCAACGACGCCGACCGCCGCCAAGCCCTCATCGAAATCGATGCCATCGTAGCCGTAATGCTCAATATCACCGCCGAAGAACTCCTAACCATCTACCGCACCCAATTCCCCGTTCTCCAAAAATACGAACGCGAAGCCCTCTACGACACCACCGGCCGCCAACTCCCCACCAAACTAGCCACCGAATACCGGAAAAAGAGCACACTCCCCGACGCTGGCCTCACGGTCGACGGAATCACATACATAGAGCCCTTCACTAGCGTCGACCGGGAGCTCGACATGGAGCTCGCTCATCGCCACTTCTCAGCATTAGCTAGCGACCACTAA